In one Sphingobacterium daejeonense genomic region, the following are encoded:
- a CDS encoding mechanosensitive ion channel family protein gives MGDSAINLSVRVTTSNENFWAMQEQLIIQCKEDLDKAGIEIPFPQQDIHIRK, from the coding sequence TTGGGAGATAGTGCTATCAACTTATCTGTTCGAGTTACAACTTCCAATGAAAATTTCTGGGCAATGCAGGAACAACTGATCATTCAATGTAAAGAAGATTTGGACAAGGCTGGAATCGAAATTCCTTTTCCGCAACAGGATATCCATATCAGAAAATAA
- a CDS encoding mechanosensitive ion channel family protein: MSVNSGYKTSTFIAIIGAAGLAIGMSLQGSLSNFAGGVLILLFKPFRVGDYISSSSGVDGTVKVIDIFNTKLVTPQNQLVIIPNGELSNSNITNYTELGTRRTWFDIGVGYDTDLKKAKSLLLDTVSKNEFAFKDPAPDVVVN; the protein is encoded by the coding sequence TTGTCAGTCAACTCGGGGTACAAAACGTCTACTTTTATCGCAATCATTGGTGCTGCTGGTTTAGCGATTGGTATGTCGTTGCAAGGTTCACTTTCGAATTTTGCTGGAGGAGTATTGATTCTATTATTTAAACCATTTCGGGTTGGCGATTATATATCATCATCTTCGGGAGTGGACGGTACGGTAAAAGTTATTGATATATTCAACACCAAATTGGTAACTCCCCAGAATCAATTAGTTATTATTCCTAATGGGGAGCTTTCCAACAGTAACATCACAAACTACACAGAATTAGGCACACGCAGAACTTGGTTTGATATTGGCGTTGGATATGATACCGATCTAAAGAAGGCGAAATCCTTACTGTTAGATACGGTTTCAAAAAATGAATTTGCATTCAAGGATCCTGCACCTGACGTGGTAGTAAACTAG
- the ggpS gene encoding glucosylglycerol-phosphate synthase: MEHFLGGKMEDRLNLYKTIKKNKDIKLVFVTGRGLESVIPLLNDPIIPTPDYIIADVGSTLVNGRTLESIEPIQGEIEAKWPSVYIIQHALADITTLQYQDVPQQRRCSYYYNGDTDLNQVKDIAERFGCDVITSVDKYLDLLPKDVNKGSTLLKLTDYLHISPEEVLVAGDTLNDLSLYGVGFHGVAVGGSEIGLVNELKDNPKAYLAESKGAGGILECIMQNPLFKKFIDQEKERIIPKSSTSKNQLVMVYHRLPFERTEVNGEIIRSKPKSPNGIIPSLLGLFEKGRSGIWIGEEVYQEGKEPYKNEMVDVERYPNLMAATISLSKKDIDQFYRVFSKEAFWPTIFSFVEKAKFNYDDWEHYLKINRIFAERIAQEADEGALVWIHEYNLWMVPAFLKPLRPDLKIGFFHHTAFPAADIFNILPWRREIIGSLLLCDFISFHIPRYVENFIDVLRSHTPFKVLKKVSVAKQFLTYSSALGVEQMTKLIEVDGRKIRLGAQPVGINFHLIEKILQKKEIQEKISHFKEDKERRGVKRIVSIERLDYVKGPLEKIKAFGAFLKEYPEYRGKVELVNVCTPPSQGMKIYDQIQDKVNQAIGEINGKYATMDWTPIQYFFQALPFEDVIIQYAVSDIAWITPLRDGLNLVAKEYVATQGLLNGNGVLVLSEFAGASVELPYSIFTNPYDRVNMVSSLLKALVIDPDEASIRLKRSLEQIKHYDIHYWGTDFVKELEKSQEKVTINNK; encoded by the coding sequence ATGGAACATTTTTTAGGTGGAAAAATGGAAGATCGTCTAAACTTATATAAAACGATAAAAAAGAATAAAGACATTAAGTTGGTATTTGTAACTGGTAGAGGTTTAGAATCAGTCATTCCTTTACTGAACGATCCAATAATACCTACTCCAGATTATATAATTGCGGATGTAGGTTCTACTTTGGTGAATGGAAGAACCTTGGAATCTATTGAACCGATTCAGGGTGAAATTGAAGCCAAATGGCCTTCAGTTTATATAATTCAACATGCCTTGGCTGATATTACCACATTACAATATCAAGATGTACCGCAGCAGAGACGGTGTTCATATTACTATAATGGCGATACTGACTTGAACCAAGTAAAAGATATTGCAGAAAGATTCGGTTGCGATGTGATTACATCTGTCGATAAGTATTTGGATCTACTTCCTAAAGATGTAAATAAAGGGAGTACATTATTAAAACTTACGGATTATCTCCATATATCACCTGAAGAGGTTTTAGTTGCTGGTGATACCTTGAATGATCTTAGCTTATATGGAGTTGGTTTTCATGGGGTAGCAGTTGGAGGTTCTGAGATTGGTTTAGTGAATGAACTGAAAGATAATCCAAAGGCTTACTTAGCAGAGTCGAAAGGTGCTGGTGGAATCTTGGAATGTATCATGCAAAACCCTTTGTTCAAGAAATTCATCGATCAAGAAAAGGAAAGAATTATTCCTAAATCTAGTACATCAAAGAATCAATTGGTTATGGTCTATCATAGACTACCCTTCGAGCGGACTGAGGTCAATGGTGAGATTATTAGGAGCAAGCCTAAAAGTCCGAATGGGATTATACCTTCATTATTGGGATTATTTGAAAAAGGGAGATCGGGCATTTGGATTGGCGAGGAGGTATATCAGGAAGGAAAGGAACCCTATAAAAATGAAATGGTTGATGTGGAAAGATATCCAAATTTGATGGCAGCGACCATTTCCTTGAGCAAAAAAGATATTGATCAATTTTACAGGGTATTTTCCAAGGAAGCATTTTGGCCTACTATTTTTTCATTTGTTGAAAAGGCGAAGTTCAATTATGATGATTGGGAACATTATTTAAAAATCAATCGAATTTTCGCGGAGCGCATTGCTCAGGAAGCTGATGAGGGCGCTTTAGTGTGGATTCATGAATATAATCTATGGATGGTTCCAGCTTTTCTAAAGCCCTTAAGACCAGATCTTAAAATTGGGTTCTTTCATCATACAGCCTTCCCTGCTGCAGATATCTTTAACATTCTGCCCTGGCGTAGAGAAATTATTGGCAGTCTGTTATTATGCGATTTTATAAGTTTTCATATTCCGAGATACGTTGAGAACTTTATTGATGTATTGCGAAGTCATACTCCATTCAAAGTTTTGAAAAAAGTATCTGTTGCCAAGCAGTTTTTGACTTATAGCAGTGCCTTGGGAGTGGAACAAATGACCAAATTAATTGAGGTTGATGGCAGAAAAATCCGTCTAGGTGCACAACCAGTAGGCATAAATTTTCATCTGATCGAGAAAATCCTTCAAAAGAAAGAAATTCAGGAGAAGATTTCACATTTCAAGGAAGATAAAGAAAGGCGTGGTGTAAAGAGAATCGTTTCTATTGAAAGGCTTGATTATGTCAAAGGACCGCTGGAAAAGATTAAGGCCTTTGGTGCTTTTTTGAAGGAATATCCAGAATATAGAGGAAAGGTGGAGTTGGTCAATGTTTGTACTCCCCCTTCTCAGGGCATGAAAATTTACGATCAGATCCAGGATAAAGTAAATCAGGCAATTGGCGAAATCAATGGCAAATATGCTACGATGGATTGGACACCAATTCAATATTTCTTCCAAGCGTTGCCATTTGAGGATGTCATAATTCAATATGCAGTTAGTGATATTGCATGGATTACGCCTTTAAGGGATGGTTTGAACCTAGTAGCCAAAGAATATGTTGCCACCCAAGGTCTTTTGAATGGGAATGGTGTTTTGGTTCTGTCAGAATTTGCTGGTGCATCAGTAGAACTCCCCTACTCGATTTTTACGAATCCTTATGACCGTGTGAACATGGTTTCGTCCTTATTGAAAGCATTGGTCATTGATCCGGATGAAGCCAGTATTCGTTTAAAAAGATCATTAGAACAAATAAAACATTACGACATCCACTATTGGGGTACAGACTTTGTTAAAGAACTAGAAAAATCACAAGAAAAAGTAACTATTAATAATAAATAA
- a CDS encoding pirin-like C-terminal cupin domain-containing protein — MLWNEKIPRGSFQDENGKNINLKVILGEYYGVKAQEPLKNSWAIDPKHHVGIALVEMEPGAIFKLNAVSKTLNRFVFFYDGTSTISVEDYKMQERFIADLAGDEEIVITNGDKKAKILILEGEPINEPVFAYGPFVMSSEKELQEAFNDYRRTQFGGWPWGEKESDLVNPKDSGRFASYNFDKEIDRP, encoded by the coding sequence ATGTTATGGAATGAAAAGATTCCTAGAGGATCATTCCAAGATGAAAATGGAAAGAATATCAATTTGAAAGTTATTTTGGGAGAGTACTATGGCGTAAAGGCACAAGAACCGTTAAAAAATTCTTGGGCTATTGATCCAAAACATCATGTTGGGATTGCTTTAGTTGAAATGGAACCAGGAGCGATATTTAAATTGAATGCAGTATCAAAAACATTGAATAGGTTTGTATTTTTCTATGATGGAACATCGACGATATCTGTAGAAGATTATAAAATGCAAGAAAGATTCATTGCAGATTTGGCAGGAGATGAAGAAATCGTGATTACAAATGGTGATAAAAAAGCTAAGATCTTAATTTTGGAAGGGGAACCTATAAATGAGCCTGTTTTTGCATACGGACCATTTGTAATGAGTTCAGAAAAAGAATTGCAAGAGGCATTTAATGATTACAGAAGAACCCAATTTGGAGGATGGCCATGGGGTGAAAAAGAATCAGATTTGGTCAATCCTAAAGATTCGGGCAGATTTGCAAGTTATAATTTCGATAAAGAAATAGATAGACCTTAA
- a CDS encoding glucuronyl esterase domain-containing protein: MPFDQHMLLALIAPRPLYVASAEEDRWADPKGEYLAAYHASPVYALYKKKGFNSDTAPEVHKPIYHDIGYHIRAGIHDVNAYDWYCYLNFTDKHFK, encoded by the coding sequence ATGCCATTTGATCAACATATGCTATTGGCATTGATTGCACCTAGACCTTTATATGTTGCTAGTGCAGAGGAAGATCGCTGGGCAGATCCAAAAGGGGAATATCTAGCGGCTTATCATGCTAGCCCAGTTTATGCTTTATATAAGAAAAAAGGCTTTAATAGTGATACAGCACCGGAGGTTCATAAGCCAATTTATCATGACATTGGTTATCATATTCGTGCCGGGATACATGACGTAAATGCATACGATTGGTACTGTTACCTCAATTTTACTGACAAACACTTCAAATAA
- a CDS encoding glucuronyl esterase domain-containing protein, translating to MFPDKEGFKDQSIAALFSDYEDSQDLGDNWEAIGAWAWGSSRIVDYLQTLPEIDIKKIALLGHSRQGKAALWAGALDPRFQLGHFQ from the coding sequence ATTTTTCCTGATAAAGAAGGGTTCAAAGATCAGAGCATCGCAGCTTTATTTTCGGATTATGAAGATAGTCAAGATCTCGGTGACAATTGGGAGGCGATTGGCGCATGGGCATGGGGATCATCACGGATCGTTGATTATCTGCAAACATTGCCTGAAATTGATATAAAAAAGATTGCTCTATTGGGACATTCCCGTCAAGGGAAGGCTGCATTATGGGCTGGGGCACTAGATCCAAGGTTTCAGCTTGGTCATTTCCAATAA
- a CDS encoding NYN domain-containing protein, which translates to MQDLKLAVLIDADNIPSSHIQEMLEEISKNGTPTIKRIYGDWTKPNLTGWKNVLLENAITPIQQYSYTTGKNSSDSALIIDAMDILYSEKVNGFCIVSSDSDFTRLSTRLREAGMLVIGIGEKKTPQPFIASCNKFIYIEILKTEEKATAAKSQEKPEAKSKPQPATKALDKVDRKTTKLILQSVDELSDESGWTFLGSLGSYINKKRPDFDPRNYGFTKLYDLIKYMDKFEIDERDSGGYKHVKHIYIRSLE; encoded by the coding sequence ATGCAAGACCTCAAATTAGCGGTACTAATTGATGCGGACAATATTCCCTCCTCGCATATTCAGGAAATGTTGGAAGAGATTTCCAAGAATGGAACTCCTACTATTAAACGGATTTATGGCGACTGGACCAAACCAAATCTAACAGGTTGGAAAAATGTTTTGTTGGAAAATGCGATTACTCCGATTCAGCAATACAGTTATACCACTGGCAAGAATTCTTCGGACAGTGCTTTGATCATCGATGCTATGGACATTTTATATTCGGAGAAGGTCAATGGGTTCTGTATAGTTTCCAGTGATAGTGATTTCACTCGTTTATCTACTCGTTTACGGGAGGCAGGAATGTTGGTCATTGGAATTGGTGAAAAGAAAACACCTCAACCATTTATCGCTTCCTGCAACAAATTCATTTATATAGAGATTCTAAAAACTGAAGAAAAAGCAACTGCTGCAAAGTCCCAGGAAAAACCTGAAGCAAAAAGTAAACCCCAGCCTGCCACCAAAGCGTTGGATAAAGTGGATAGAAAAACGACTAAACTTATCCTTCAAAGCGTAGACGAACTTTCTGATGAATCTGGTTGGACGTTCTTAGGTTCTCTTGGCAGTTATATCAACAAGAAAAGGCCTGATTTTGACCCTCGTAATTACGGCTTTACCAAACTGTATGATCTTATCAAGTATATGGACAAATTTGAAATCGACGAAAGAGATTCGGGTGGCTATAAACACGTCAAGCATATCTATATCCGTAGTTTGGAATAA
- a CDS encoding YciI family protein, with protein MWRPNNVVEEKPYSVNNESINGYIVVSAENIDDAVKLAEGCPLLNEKGTSVEVREALKLR; from the coding sequence GTGTGGAGACCAAATAATGTGGTAGAGGAGAAGCCTTATTCAGTAAATAATGAATCAATCAATGGTTATATAGTAGTGAGTGCAGAAAATATTGATGATGCGGTAAAACTTGCTGAAGGCTGTCCATTACTTAATGAAAAAGGAACTAGTGTTGAAGTAAGAGAAGCATTGAAACTTAGGTAG
- a CDS encoding DUF5367 domain-containing protein, with amino-acid sequence MENSKISDDNYIKFSLAVGFLVWLFASIIFRFFGQYFFITDNPYVMLGLYILLIPAMAIIANWVFKRFSLNKLESIKSAVLMVITGMILDTVCIHFFEFFFPNMDEKDGRYFGSWLMFAYSIVLMTGLLRKPN; translated from the coding sequence ATGGAAAATTCAAAGATATCAGACGACAACTACATCAAATTCAGCTTAGCAGTAGGCTTCTTAGTCTGGCTGTTTGCCAGCATTATATTTAGGTTTTTTGGTCAGTACTTTTTTATAACTGACAATCCTTATGTAATGCTTGGCTTGTATATTTTGTTGATTCCTGCTATGGCGATAATCGCTAATTGGGTTTTCAAACGATTCTCTTTAAATAAGCTTGAAAGTATAAAATCCGCTGTATTAATGGTGATTACAGGAATGATCTTAGACACTGTATGTATTCATTTCTTTGAATTTTTCTTTCCGAATATGGATGAAAAAGATGGTAGGTACTTTGGATCCTGGTTAATGTTTGCTTATTCAATTGTTTTGATGACAGGGCTTTTGAGAAAGCCAAACTAA
- a CDS encoding S41 family peptidase: MINRSIPLIVIVFILYFHFPGKAQQNKEEIDRLTAFAKIAGAIRYFSPTDMVDSILLSPGWDAVMVRGVQLSRGAKTEKEFADSIVKFFLPLEPSLKVTYGKQHLTSPPPKEVKNLVVSKQHRGLDLYSNSNSIYKSIRLNRRSWLSDLWLNYYRLLNIRIPEGLEGKPFKIKFSYSSEKSRLIQTFQNHKLKADHHLSEEKGFFYFTDSIPEHAKNLGIDLGIMDDTGNFDISTDSIIISDRSFSIKELTEKEYKDQPQYTMRLIENDQKLFEEENQIGDSLSLHLSNNLSISFPLAVFADEKHTYPRPISSFVDGPYFKKLPFPLMNPENLKDLNTRIANVISIWNIFQIAYVYNTLSDKEAEDLLRNTLAEVIASDNQLEYDLSLRKMLHAYQDAHIFFNNPLTDHLYTHTVPITIIHIDGNYYIQNIHNESLKGQLNIGDQLFSIDAQSIPELCKTQKYFGSGSKANLIVRAGEFNLLYGQENSVAKLIFKDSKTKKQKSVESVRNYQQKDRFIYTSFLDRTDNRLLNDSTYYFNYSSNPVNDTLLNYIDDPEMHIIFDLRGYLNRDVEEKNLISKLVRDTLVSDHFLYYHILSPNNKKFEVVKDYLVPANNHPKAKFYFLASESTQSAPESILDMVKFGKIGPIIGKPTAGANGNINTLILPGGIQITFSGLKVVNSDGSQHHLIGVKPDVEVGYTLEDVKTGNDPFIEKALEMISKGMY, encoded by the coding sequence ATGATAAATAGATCCATTCCCTTAATTGTCATTGTCTTTATATTATACTTTCATTTTCCTGGAAAGGCCCAGCAGAACAAAGAAGAGATTGATAGGTTAACAGCTTTTGCTAAAATAGCTGGTGCTATTCGATATTTTTCTCCTACCGACATGGTGGACAGCATATTGTTGTCACCAGGTTGGGATGCCGTTATGGTAAGGGGTGTTCAGTTAAGTCGAGGTGCAAAAACAGAAAAAGAATTTGCAGATTCTATCGTAAAATTTTTCCTTCCTTTGGAGCCATCCTTAAAAGTTACTTATGGAAAACAACATCTAACATCTCCCCCACCTAAGGAGGTTAAAAATCTAGTTGTCAGCAAACAGCATCGAGGATTAGATCTTTATTCAAACTCAAACAGCATTTACAAAAGCATCAGGTTAAATAGAAGATCTTGGTTATCTGATTTATGGCTTAACTATTATAGATTATTAAACATACGAATTCCTGAAGGCCTTGAAGGAAAACCTTTTAAAATTAAATTTTCATATTCTTCAGAAAAATCAAGATTAATTCAAACATTTCAAAACCATAAATTAAAAGCTGATCACCATTTGAGCGAAGAAAAAGGATTTTTCTATTTCACGGACAGCATTCCTGAACATGCAAAAAATTTGGGGATAGATTTAGGAATAATGGATGATACAGGAAATTTCGATATTTCTACGGACAGCATTATCATATCAGACCGAAGTTTTAGTATAAAAGAACTGACCGAAAAAGAATATAAAGATCAGCCACAATATACTATGCGTCTTATTGAAAATGATCAAAAATTATTTGAGGAGGAGAACCAAATTGGAGATTCTTTATCGCTTCATCTTTCCAATAATTTAAGTATCAGTTTTCCATTGGCTGTGTTTGCGGATGAAAAACATACATATCCTAGACCTATTTCAAGTTTTGTGGATGGTCCCTATTTTAAAAAATTACCCTTTCCCTTGATGAATCCGGAAAACCTAAAGGATCTCAACACCCGAATAGCAAATGTTATAAGTATTTGGAATATTTTTCAAATTGCCTACGTATATAATACCTTATCAGATAAAGAGGCTGAAGACTTACTAAGAAATACTTTAGCAGAAGTAATTGCCTCCGATAATCAATTGGAATATGATCTCAGTCTTCGAAAGATGCTGCATGCCTACCAAGATGCCCATATCTTTTTCAACAATCCATTAACTGATCATTTATATACACATACAGTTCCGATTACCATTATCCATATTGATGGAAATTACTACATCCAAAATATCCATAATGAAAGTCTAAAAGGTCAGCTCAACATCGGAGATCAACTTTTTAGTATTGATGCTCAGTCTATTCCTGAATTATGTAAAACCCAAAAATATTTTGGATCTGGCTCAAAAGCTAACTTGATTGTTCGAGCAGGAGAATTCAATTTATTATATGGACAGGAAAATTCTGTGGCCAAATTGATTTTTAAAGATTCGAAAACAAAGAAACAGAAATCTGTAGAATCTGTAAGAAACTATCAACAAAAAGATAGATTTATTTATACATCCTTCTTAGATCGGACAGATAACAGACTGTTGAATGATAGCACCTATTATTTCAATTATTCAAGCAATCCTGTGAATGATACGTTATTGAATTATATTGATGATCCTGAGATGCATATTATTTTTGATCTTCGAGGTTATCTAAATAGAGACGTAGAAGAAAAAAATTTAATATCGAAACTTGTTCGAGACACCTTAGTTTCTGACCATTTTTTATATTATCATATTCTTTCACCCAATAATAAAAAATTTGAGGTTGTAAAGGATTATCTTGTTCCTGCCAACAATCATCCTAAAGCAAAGTTTTATTTTCTTGCTTCCGAATCAACCCAAAGTGCCCCTGAGAGTATTTTGGATATGGTAAAATTTGGTAAGATTGGACCAATCATTGGAAAACCTACAGCTGGAGCGAATGGAAATATTAATACTTTAATACTTCCCGGAGGTATTCAAATAACTTTTTCAGGATTAAAAGTTGTTAATTCAGATGGTAGCCAACATCACCTTATTGGTGTTAAGCCTGATGTTGAGGTTGGATATACATTAGAAGATGTTAAGACCGGTAATGATCCATTTATTGAAAAAGCCTTAGAAATGATTTCGAAAGGAATGTACTAG
- a CDS encoding antibiotic biosynthesis monooxygenase family protein produces the protein MKNEHTMILEVAILNVKPGRTEKFENDFQIASQYISSIEGYVKHSLKKCVEIDNQYILLVEWVSVEAHEVGFRQSPQYQKWKALLHSYYDPFPQVLHYEDL, from the coding sequence ATGAAAAATGAACACACGATGATTTTAGAAGTTGCTATTTTAAATGTGAAGCCAGGTAGAACGGAAAAGTTTGAGAATGATTTTCAAATTGCTAGTCAATATATCTCATCTATCGAAGGATATGTAAAGCACTCTTTAAAGAAATGTGTAGAAATTGACAATCAGTATATTTTATTGGTGGAATGGGTCTCTGTCGAAGCACATGAAGTTGGATTCCGTCAGTCACCACAATACCAGAAATGGAAAGCTTTGCTACACAGCTATTATGATCCTTTTCCGCAGGTTTTACACTACGAAGATCTATAG
- a CDS encoding DinB family protein: protein MIEEAIQSLEKYIVQFPELLRSMKYSDFEHKSAVDKWSKKEILGHLIDSAINNLTRFIVAQHQENPVIQYDQVEWCKSNHHQIAELNHLISLWESLNRQLLFIWSKLTVKILSRKCNGYTLEYLVHDYVSHFEHHLKQISSEK from the coding sequence ATGATAGAAGAAGCTATTCAATCTTTGGAAAAATATATAGTTCAATTTCCTGAATTGTTACGAAGTATGAAATATTCAGATTTTGAACATAAATCTGCTGTCGATAAATGGAGCAAGAAAGAAATTTTAGGTCATCTCATAGATAGTGCAATCAATAATTTGACGAGGTTTATAGTCGCTCAGCACCAAGAGAACCCAGTAATTCAATACGATCAAGTAGAATGGTGTAAAAGCAACCATCACCAAATAGCAGAATTAAATCATCTTATTTCTTTATGGGAAAGTCTTAATCGTCAGTTATTATTCATATGGAGTAAACTAACCGTTAAAATACTATCTAGAAAATGTAACGGTTACACATTAGAGTATTTGGTGCACGATTACGTTTCGCATTTCGAACATCATTTGAAGCAAATTAGTAGCGAAAAATAA
- a CDS encoding AAA family ATPase — protein sequence MITKINLNNVASYKNQTALITDKKINLIYGLNGTGKSTLSNYLHQRADDRFKNCSVEGLDDNHEILVYNQTFILENFFEPENLKGIFTLSKENKEAETKIANALKEIEKLEDEKTIKSAELETETSSINQKQETAKNAVWKIKTDYSGGDRVLEFCLEGLKSSKDNLFNHIVGLAKPTAKPTKSIEDLKTDLQSISGDNAQKFSTLPPITFASQSIEAETLFSKQIVGNENSTVSQLIKQLANSDWVKAGLQYLPQEQTQENFTCPFCQEKTISNELMESIKNYFDASYESDIISLKAFLEEYSQAIQSIPNKAAFEANPKFETHKKDFEIKYNVFSKVVEDNKKLIDDKIKTPSVSVTLKSSTKALEELNEVIQKINLLVVEHNKNIDQKASVKSKIKNTFWELMRWDYDQTISSINADNATSKSKTDTLSASVNDYSTKISDQILIISEQQKQTVNIEEAVTNINNGLIDLGITDFKIKKYSENLYKIVRGENEERIFRSLSEGEKMIISFLYFLELCRGKKEATETGKKKIIVIDDPISSLSHIYVFNVGRLIKNEFFGKKETKKDKETGEKIIEWKYKYEQVFILTHSLYFFYEITETKHDERKATQNLIRLSKNDNGSSFVSMSYEEIQNDYQAYWFIIKDNTQHPALIANCMRNIIEYFFNFVEKKDLNNFFLQEPLNSNRFQAFYRYINRESHSLGQNIFDFKEFNYTDFKDAFAELFKIAGYENHYKKMIK from the coding sequence ATGATAACCAAAATTAACCTAAATAATGTAGCAAGCTACAAAAACCAAACAGCTTTAATAACAGACAAAAAGATAAATCTTATATATGGTTTAAACGGTACCGGAAAAAGTACGTTATCAAATTATTTACATCAACGAGCAGACGACAGATTTAAAAATTGTTCGGTTGAAGGATTGGACGACAATCACGAAATACTTGTTTATAATCAAACTTTCATTCTGGAAAACTTTTTTGAACCAGAAAACTTGAAAGGAATTTTCACGCTTTCAAAAGAAAACAAAGAAGCAGAAACAAAGATTGCTAATGCTTTAAAAGAAATTGAAAAACTTGAAGACGAGAAAACAATTAAAAGCGCAGAACTTGAAACGGAAACTTCGTCCATAAATCAAAAGCAGGAAACCGCTAAAAATGCGGTTTGGAAAATAAAAACAGATTATAGCGGTGGCGACAGGGTACTTGAATTTTGTTTAGAAGGTCTTAAAAGTTCAAAAGACAACCTGTTTAATCACATTGTTGGATTAGCAAAACCAACTGCCAAACCAACAAAAAGCATTGAAGACTTAAAAACCGATTTACAATCAATTTCAGGTGACAATGCTCAAAAGTTTTCTACGTTACCGCCAATTACTTTTGCTTCGCAAAGTATAGAAGCAGAAACATTATTTAGCAAACAAATTGTAGGGAATGAAAACAGCACAGTTTCACAGCTAATCAAACAACTTGCTAATTCTGATTGGGTTAAAGCAGGTTTACAATATTTACCTCAGGAACAAACCCAGGAAAATTTTACTTGTCCGTTTTGTCAGGAAAAAACTATTTCAAATGAATTGATGGAAAGCATCAAAAACTATTTTGATGCTTCCTATGAATCAGACATAATTTCTCTAAAAGCATTTTTAGAAGAATATTCACAAGCAATTCAATCAATTCCTAATAAAGCTGCATTTGAAGCAAATCCAAAATTTGAAACACACAAGAAAGATTTTGAGATTAAATACAACGTTTTTTCTAAAGTAGTTGAGGATAATAAAAAACTGATTGACGATAAAATAAAAACACCAAGCGTTTCTGTAACTCTCAAAAGTTCTACAAAAGCACTTGAAGAATTAAACGAGGTAATTCAAAAAATCAATTTGCTTGTTGTGGAACACAACAAAAATATAGACCAAAAAGCGAGTGTAAAATCAAAAATCAAAAATACTTTTTGGGAATTAATGCGTTGGGATTATGACCAAACTATTAGCTCTATTAATGCCGACAATGCAACATCAAAAAGTAAAACAGATACATTAAGTGCTTCTGTTAATGATTATTCTACAAAAATTTCGGATCAGATCTTAATTATTTCGGAACAGCAAAAACAAACTGTAAATATTGAAGAAGCGGTTACGAATATAAACAACGGCTTGATTGATTTGGGAATTACAGATTTTAAAATCAAAAAGTATTCTGAAAATCTTTATAAGATAGTACGAGGAGAAAATGAAGAAAGAATTTTTCGCTCTTTGAGTGAGGGAGAAAAAATGATCATCAGCTTTCTCTATTTTCTTGAATTATGCAGAGGTAAGAAAGAAGCAACTGAAACAGGGAAAAAGAAAATTATTGTCATTGATGACCCAATTTCAAGTCTATCACATATTTATGTATTCAATGTTGGTAGACTAATCAAAAATGAATTTTTTGGAAAGAAAGAAACAAAAAAGGACAAAGAAACAGGAGAAAAAATTATTGAGTGGAAATATAAATATGAGCAAGTGTTTATCTTAACGCATAGCTTGTATTTCTTCTATGAAATTACCGAAACGAAACACGATGAGAGAAAAGCAACACAAAATCTTATTCGTCTTTCAAAAAATGATAATGGAAGTTCGTTTGTTTCTATGAGCTATGAAGAAATTCAAAATGATTATCAAGCATATTGGTTTATAATTAAAGACAATACACAACACCCTGCATTGATAGCCAATTGTATGAGAAATATTATTGAGTATTTTTTCAACTTTGTTGAAAAGAAAGACTTAAACAACTTTTTCTTACAGGAACCATTAAACAGTAATAGATTTCAGGCGTTTTATAGGTATATAAATCGTGAATCCCACTCGTTAGGACAGAACATTTTTGACTTCAAAGAGTTCAACTATACAGACTTCAAAGACGCTTTTGCAGAATTATTTAAAATAGCAGGTTATGAAAATCACTACAAAAAAATGATAAAATAA